The Nitrosomonas sp. PY1 genomic sequence TGCTATTCCTGTCGATGCTCATGCACAACGCTGTATTTGCATCCAATCATAGTGCTGAAGAGCAGCATCAAGACTTGTTACTCATTCGAAATGCAGTTGAAGACTTTGTTTATCGCAATACGGCAACACTAGCTGGGCAAGTTACAGTGAATGTCGACAAAATCGACAAATACCTGACTTTGCCGAAGTGCCCAGAGTTGCAACCTTTTATTCCACCTGGTAGTCGCTTATGGGGGAAAACATCGGTGGGGGTTCGTTGCAACCATCAGGATATTCATTGGACTATTTATGTTCAAACCGAAGTTAATGTAATGTCTGATGTATTACATATCGCACGACCCGTCTCGACCGGTCACGCTTTAACTTACGAAGATATTACTTCGCAAGCTGTAAACCTAACTCAAATGCCAGATGGCATATTCACGAATCCTGCCCAAGTTATTGGCAAAATTGCCACTACCAATCTTACTGTCGGTCAACCTGTTCGGCAGCATATGTTGCGCGCACCTTATGTGATACAAAGAGGACAGAAAGTGAGTTTAATTGTTACAGGACGCGGGTTTAGTGTCAGTTCGGAAGGAAGTGCCTTAAACGATGCGGCAGAAAATCAAGTTGTTCAAGTACGCAATAAATCGGGGCGTATCCTCAGTGGCATTGCGCGTTTAAATGGAATTGTTGAGATACAGCCGTAAATTGGATTTGTATCGACGCTATTCCCCAAAATATTCGATTACTTTGATTCATCGCTAAGGATTAATAGCTTTTATGCGATGAAAATGCATGACTAAAATCAGTGCATTTTTTCTAGCTTATCCGGCTTGATCGGCAAACCAGTGCATTGTTCCTTATACGCAATATCCACCGAAACCCAATCTTGCCATTCTTCATGGCTCATATTGCGATCCAATTTTTTACACAACGAATTCGCCCAACCTTCAAATACCTCCCATAACCGCAGTGTCTTATCCTGACTACCTGAGACGATACGCGTGCCGTTCGGGCTGAAGGCAATACTGAAAACCCCACCTTCATGGCCGGTGAGCGGTTCACCGATGGATTTACCGGTGGCTGCATCCCATAACCGCAGTGTCTTATCCTGACTACCTGAGACGATACGCGTGCCGTCCGGGCTGAAGGTAATACTGAAAACCCCACCTTCATGGCCGGTGAGCGGTTCACCGATGGATTGGCCGGTGGCCGCATCCCATAACCGCAGCGTCCGATCCTGACTACCTGAGACGATACGCGTGCCGTCCGGGCTGAAGGCAACACTCGAAACCCGACCTTCATGGCCGGTGAGCGGCTCACCGATGGATTGGCCGGTGGCCGCATTCCATAACCGCAGCGTTCGATCCCGACTACCCGAGACGATACGCGTGCCGTCCGGGCTGAAGGCGACACGCGAAACCTCATATTTATGGCCGGTGAGCGGTTCACCGATGGATTGTCCGGTGGCTGCATCCCATAACCGCAGTGTCCCATCGAAATCTCCCGAGACGATACGCGTGCCATCCGGGCTGAAGACAACACTTGAAACCCCATTTGTATGGCCGGTGAATGGTTTACCGATGGATTGGCCGGTGGCCGCATCCCATAACCGCAGCGTCCCATCCCAACTACCCAAAACGATACGCGTGCCATCCGGGCTGAAGGCAACACGCGAAACCTCATCTTTATGGCCGGTGAATGATTCACCGATAGATTGTCTGGTGGCCGCATTCCATAACCGCAGCGTCCCATCCCAACTACCCGAGACGATACGCGTGCCATCCGGGCTGAAGGCAACATTCAAAACCGCATCTGTATGACCGGTGAATGGTGCACCGGTGGATTGGTCGGTTGCCGCATTCCATAACCGCAGCGTTCGATCAGAATCTCCCGAGACGATACGCGTGCCGTCCGGGCTGAAGGCAACACTCAAAACCGCATCTGTATGGCCGGTGAGCGGTTCACCGATGGATTGTCCGGTGGCTGCATCCCATAACCGCAATGTCTTATCCTGACCACCCGAGACGATACATGTGCCGTTCGGGCTGAAGGCGACACTTGAAACCACACCTTCATGGCCGGTGAGCGGTTCACCGATGGATTGTCCGGTGGCTGCATCCCATAACCGCAATGTCTTATCCTGACCACCCGAGACGATACGCGTGCCATCCGGGCTGAAAGCAACACTTGAAACCCCATTTGTATGGCCGGTGAATGTTGCACCGGTGGATTGGTCGGTTGCCGCATTCCATAACCGCAGCGTCTTATCCCAACTACCTGAGACGATACGCGTGCCATCCGGGCTGAAGGCAACACTTGAAACCCCATTTGTATGGCCGGTGAATGGTTCACCGATGGATTGGCCGGTGGCCGCATCCCATAACCGCAGCGTTCCATCAGAGCCTCCCGAGACGATACGCGTGCCATCCGGGCTGAAAGCAACACTCAAAACTGCACCCTCATGGTCGATGAATGGTTCACCGATGGATTGGCCGGTGGCCGCATCCCATAACCGTAGCGTTCGATCAACATTACCCGAGACGATACGCGTGCCATCCGGGCTGAAGGCAACACTTGAAACCCCATTTGTATGGCCGGTGAATGGTTCACCGATGGATTGGCCGGTGGCCGCATCCCATAACCGCAGCGTCCCATCGAAATCTCCCGAGACGATACGCGCGCCATCCGAGCTGAAGGCAACACTACGAATAGGTATGGGGTTTTCCCGAATGAAAATCTGAGAATAAAATTTACGATATTCTTTTTGCAAGACTTCATCCGTGTAGGCAGAGCGTGCGATTCTGTGACCCGCTAACACTTTAAGCAATCCCTGGATTGTTCCACCGGGTTTCAAGCCAGAAGTGATGGCGCTCCCTTCGATCCCTAAACGCATCGCCGTCGCATCCCGAAACGCTTGTTGCGCTTTTCCTTCCGCCTCAAGCGCTTTTTGCCAAGCGTTATACATGAATCCGGCAAAGATCGATAATGTGAGTATCAGTACAAAGGCTCCCACTCCTCGGAGCCAAAGTAATCGTTGTCGCCTCAGCGTTTCCTGTTTTTGTTGACGGTCTTGCCGGTGTTGCAGCGCGACTCGAGCCAGAAGATCATGCACTAACTCAACGCGATCGCCTTCCTCTAGGGATTCCCGGCGGATCAAGCGCCTATCGATTAACGTCTGTATTTGTTCTTTTGTTGCCAGTTGTTGAGCTTCTATCGAACGTTCCGGATAGGATTGGCGCACGCCATCCAAGGTAATCAGATTGTGTTCAACAAAATCACGTATCGATTCAGGCAGGTCATAGAACGCTTGATAGTAAAAGCGCTCCACAATGAAATCGCCTTTCCTGGCTAAATCGCCGGTTGATAATTGTTTGTTGTTGACATTAAGTCGTTCTGCATTTAAACCGGAGCACATCAGGCTGAGCAAAGCCGGTTCTACCTGGTTTTGTGTATGCCGCCGTTTTAGCCCTAATTCCGTTGAAGCTTGCTTGCTGGTCAAGTAACCGACGATATTTCGCGCATCGTCCTGCGTAACCAGTTGGCCGCCGGTTTTGATCACGGCGTTTTCTGCTTGCGAACTTGACATAGGTAGCAAGCGATAACGGTTTGGCCCCAGCCGAGGAATCAAATCCGTCCATTCTTCCAGATCGGGGAGATAATCTTCTCGCAGCGAAATCAGGAAACGATAATGCTGCACATCTAAATTGAGCTGATCATACAGAGCATCATCGGTATACAAACGTTCAGCGATTGCTTTGGGAATGCGATTTTCGATCAGATCGCCAAGTTCATAGAACAGTTGCTTTTGTCTTTCGGAATCTTTAGCACCGAGCGTGAAGATTTCTTCGAATTGATCCAGCACAAATACCGGTGTCCAACGTCGCCCTAGTTTATCGCGCAAATCAAAATCGAGACGGTGAAGCTGACTCCACAGGGAGTGTTCTGCACTGAGACTGATCAATGGATCGGATGCTTGCGGTAAAAATATGTTCAGTTGCTCGTAAAAATGTTTAGCGATTTGTACGGATACCGTGGCAGCCATGTCTTCATGACTCAAGCGAACATACACTGGTAACAATCGTTCCTTGCGCAGGAGTGGAAATAATCCTGCCTGCAGCAGAGAAGATTTACCCAAACCGGACTTGCCGAATAGCACCGTGACCGGCGCGGACAGCACATAATGCAACAGAGATTCGCTTTCCTCATCGCGCCCGTTAAAAAATGGCGCGGCCTCTTCGGGAAACGCATTCAGCCACGGCCAGGGGTGTTCTGCATCGATCTGAAGTAAATCAGACATGCGAGGCTTCCAAAAAGAGACGGATGCGTTCTCTAAATGCTTCGTCAGCCTCAGGACTCAAAATTCCACGAGGCGCATGAAATAGATGTTTGTCGAAAAAGGTAACGGTATCCCCATC encodes the following:
- the flgA gene encoding flagellar basal body P-ring formation chaperone FlgA; this encodes MMDPIAMNLKIKNLLLFLSMLMHNAVFASNHSAEEQHQDLLLIRNAVEDFVYRNTATLAGQVTVNVDKIDKYLTLPKCPELQPFIPPGSRLWGKTSVGVRCNHQDIHWTIYVQTEVNVMSDVLHIARPVSTGHALTYEDITSQAVNLTQMPDGIFTNPAQVIGKIATTNLTVGQPVRQHMLRAPYVIQRGQKVSLIVTGRGFSVSSEGSALNDAAENQVVQVRNKSGRILSGIARLNGIVEIQP
- a CDS encoding WD40 repeat domain-containing protein, which produces MSDLLQIDAEHPWPWLNAFPEEAAPFFNGRDEESESLLHYVLSAPVTVLFGKSGLGKSSLLQAGLFPLLRKERLLPVYVRLSHEDMAATVSVQIAKHFYEQLNIFLPQASDPLISLSAEHSLWSQLHRLDFDLRDKLGRRWTPVFVLDQFEEIFTLGAKDSERQKQLFYELGDLIENRIPKAIAERLYTDDALYDQLNLDVQHYRFLISLREDYLPDLEEWTDLIPRLGPNRYRLLPMSSSQAENAVIKTGGQLVTQDDARNIVGYLTSKQASTELGLKRRHTQNQVEPALLSLMCSGLNAERLNVNNKQLSTGDLARKGDFIVERFYYQAFYDLPESIRDFVEHNLITLDGVRQSYPERSIEAQQLATKEQIQTLIDRRLIRRESLEEGDRVELVHDLLARVALQHRQDRQQKQETLRRQRLLWLRGVGAFVLILTLSIFAGFMYNAWQKALEAEGKAQQAFRDATAMRLGIEGSAITSGLKPGGTIQGLLKVLAGHRIARSAYTDEVLQKEYRKFYSQIFIRENPIPIRSVAFSSDGARIVSGDFDGTLRLWDAATGQSIGEPFTGHTNGVSSVAFSPDGTRIVSGNVDRTLRLWDAATGQSIGEPFIDHEGAVLSVAFSPDGTRIVSGGSDGTLRLWDAATGQSIGEPFTGHTNGVSSVAFSPDGTRIVSGSWDKTLRLWNAATDQSTGATFTGHTNGVSSVAFSPDGTRIVSGGQDKTLRLWDAATGQSIGEPLTGHEGVVSSVAFSPNGTCIVSGGQDKTLRLWDAATGQSIGEPLTGHTDAVLSVAFSPDGTRIVSGDSDRTLRLWNAATDQSTGAPFTGHTDAVLNVAFSPDGTRIVSGSWDGTLRLWNAATRQSIGESFTGHKDEVSRVAFSPDGTRIVLGSWDGTLRLWDAATGQSIGKPFTGHTNGVSSVVFSPDGTRIVSGDFDGTLRLWDAATGQSIGEPLTGHKYEVSRVAFSPDGTRIVSGSRDRTLRLWNAATGQSIGEPLTGHEGRVSSVAFSPDGTRIVSGSQDRTLRLWDAATGQSIGEPLTGHEGGVFSITFSPDGTRIVSGSQDKTLRLWDAATGKSIGEPLTGHEGGVFSIAFSPNGTRIVSGSQDKTLRLWEVFEGWANSLCKKLDRNMSHEEWQDWVSVDIAYKEQCTGLPIKPDKLEKMH